One part of the Marmota flaviventris isolate mMarFla1 chromosome 4, mMarFla1.hap1, whole genome shotgun sequence genome encodes these proteins:
- the Ska3 gene encoding spindle and kinetochore-associated protein 3, which translates to MDPIQSFYCKLRSLASTLDCETARLQRALDGEESDSDDYPVGILHDLHSEVQTLKDDVNILLDKARLESQENIGFIKAAKILMKKNSADIIKIREFFQKYGYNPRVKESSVCEQELTNSTQEMAKCENFEKPDVKDDMFDPSVPSSSVSKKIPRSPQLSDFGLERYMISQVLPNPPQVVNNHKEEPEIQTPPTSQSLVKILKTPKCALKMDDFECITLNVEHFGISEHTLCLNEDYTMGLKNVKNIKSEKTLEREPMTNNFSVTPGPIIQQLEKSDVECTNSPLAPTFCTPGLKIPSTKNSTAVVSTNYPLPKINNSSNDVEVEDYTPLILKSDECFENFMDPFSPTISSYENLLRTPTPPEITAIPEDILQILSKYNSNLATPVAVKAVPPRRGFLKYKRQNTQDAGDKENW; encoded by the exons ACTCTGATGATTATCCAGTGGGAATTTTACATGATCTTCATTCAGAAGTCCAGACTTTAAAG GATGATGTTAATATTCTTCTTGATAAAGCAAGATTGGAAAGTCAAGAAAACATTGGTTTCATAAAGGCAgcaaaaatattgatgaaaaaaaattcagcGGATATCATAAAAATAAGAGAGTTTTTCCAGAAGTATGGATATAATCCGCGTGTCAAGGAAAGTTCAG TTTGTGAGCAAGAACTCACTAACTCTACCCAAGAGATGGCTAAATGTGAGAATTTTGAAAAGCCTGACGTGAAGGATGATATGTTTGATCCTTCTGTTCCAAGCAGTTCTGTTTCTAAGAAGATTCCACGTAGTCCACAACTTTCGGATTTTGGACTTGAGCGATATATGATATCCCAAGTTTTACCAAACCCTCCACAGGTAGTAAACAACCATAAGGAAGAGCCTGAAATTCAAACTCCACCTACCAGTCAGTCACTagttaaaatactaaaaactCCAAAATGTGCTCTAAAAATGGATGATTTTGAGTGTATAACTCTTAATGTAGAACATTTTGGTATCTCTGAACATACTTTGTGTTTAAATGAAGATTATACAATGGGacttaaaaatgtgaagaatattAAAAG TGAGAAGACCCTAGAAAGAGAACCCATGACCAATAATTTTTCTGTTACTCCTGGCCCCATAATTCAGCAGCTGGAAAAAAGTG ATGTCGAGTGCACAAATTCCCCATTGGCACCTACATTCTGCACTCCTGGTTTGAAAATTCCTTCCACAAAGAACAGCACAGCTGTG gtaTCCACAAATTatccattaccaaaaataaataattcatcaaATGATGTGGAAGTTGAAGATTACACTCcactaattttaaaatcagatgagTGCTTTGAGAATTTTATGGATCCCTTTTCTCCTACAATTTCTTCTTATGAGAATCTACTTAGAACACCTACACCCCCAGAAATAACTGCAATTCCAGAGGATATTCTCCAG ATTTTGTCAAAATACAACTCAAACCTAGCTACTCCAGTAGCAGTGAAGGCAGTGCCACCCAGGAGAGGTTTCCTCAAATACAAAAGACAGAATACCCAAGATGCTGGCGACAAAGAAAACTGGTGA